The Capsicum annuum cultivar UCD-10X-F1 chromosome 1, UCD10Xv1.1, whole genome shotgun sequence sequence CAAgaatcagagaataatctcatagaTATACACGAAGGACTCAAACCCTCCAattatatactaaggtgacttaatgacaaaatcataaatatgataGGAGAGACTCAAACTCtccaattataataataataaggtggactcgaacCACCTGGTCTAAGCAAGGGAACTCGAACTCTCAAGCCATAATGACCCCCGCACCAGCTAGCATGATTTCCAGTATTGATCACTTGGACCTCCACTtttacgactcagctacacaactctTTTTTAAAGccctattaaaatatttatcacacatttccattcattAAATCATGTTTTACATTAAGGCACACATttttgatatcgtcataccaactacacttgaaaGGTAATAACATCttgccaaaataatttccattagCTTGGGGAGAACAattccctttgttcattaaatctgACGATTGTGTTTCAAATCCCTCTTAAtgtcatgcaatagttcaaggtTGGTTCAATTTCACAAATTCccacatttttcataattaaaaaccagTTTCAAATCATGGGTTAGGATAATAACCACtgcaaaagtcataagtttgggaaattcacaattccctagtttCTTCCACCATACGCAAGCACCcacaaattcaaaaccataattaaaacataagtaaTGCATCATAAAACCAtgagaaaatatttaattgacCATTCATGTCAAAAAAACCCAATCAAGTCAAAACCCTTACTTTGAACCACATAAAAAACCATGTATTTTTATGCAATAAAGATATTAAGTttaagggaagagtcacatgcctgaattacaaGGTTTCATGGAGAGAAATTGATCCTTGATACCTTAGAAGACCAAATTGGTGAAATCCCAGCTTGACTTGCTTAAGAGGATTTAGAGAGAGTAAAGAGAGTATTTAATCCGTTAAACTGTGAAATGAATGCCCTAAAAGTGTTTTATAGAGATGGGGTCAAAagggttttaagtgggaaatgtctaaagtgtCCCTAACTTAAAAGCTAGAAAAAGATCACCtttggttacgagtcaacccTTGAATCATAGCCATTTTTTATAACTCATCACCACAAGTCATAACCAAAGCAGTACCACCAAGGCAGCCTACACTATTATCCTTACTGAAATACCCAAGTATCTGGAacatagaaatttttttggattttttatctctggacctaatacgactcatgTGTACGGATCATtttgttccttaacttaatcttagacttggttacttgggttgtatctaagtatgagtggctcaccgtgAGTCGTAAtctagggtacaagtcatacccaagactcgtatggtggacaatgtctaaatctttcttgtatttatatttgccAGAGGTACAGATGAAAGGTACGGATCGTGtgctttggatacgacttggttggatgagtcgtatgctggacaATGTTTGATCGAAAGGTTGAGGCTTAGGGTacaagtggagggtaccactcgcaTTGGAAAGGTATGACTcatgatgggattttggtgcaacttaagtgggggtattctggacatttttccaTTTATCCTAATAAGTTCctacgacttctaacctacttggtaggttatttatcctattattccatttattaactCTTCtaaatactccataattctctcaagagcttttgggcaaggaaagctagggtttcaactaaaggatcaatgtggggcttgtcttggtgatttattttcgtcattatcttggtttaaggcatgttctcttccctcatttttaattctaactaaaggcatggttttatgaatgtttccatgatttcattgattgtttgattttgattttcaaatatgatttgggggttttgatattaaatggttggttatgatttttcttaattttaattatgattttatatgcattaatggtggttttggataattgtattgcatggtaatggtttaatggtaattgaaattgattttagtcatattattcccccaatgtatttgaaaaaatacttataaagatatgttcattgcattgaatatttttaatggaactcttgcatgttttaaaacttggtaaattAATTATGTATGGTTTAAATGACTTGAAATGATAAATGGCTAAtattatgcttgtggggtacatggaatcctccaagtggtttaatatggtaaatagaagggcacttaaaagtctTCTTAAACCTATAGATGGTTGACTATGGATGagacttgcaagtaagggttggtatgatgataccaatattaatggccttggttaataaatggataatgttttgattatttgaaaattggttttaattgggcaataatggcgggatgtgtagctaagccatggaaggtggaagtttcggggggaccaaaactggaaacttatatttgttgatatgaggttggtcttggtgaccatgtgcatgatgtcacactatatttatAGGATGCACTAGTCATCCCAAGGGTTTCTTCCTTGGTTGTGTGgatacatgcactggggccctttcagcagggggatgaacccatatagctctgggtggtttaggacggcaaagctacacagtggaggtaaaggttttaaaggcatgctaaactcgatcccTTTTCCCTGCATATggatgtatgtatggttgtgtgcatatggatggttttataaataacattattttatccttaccctaagataattctagcggtcactcgctaaccccatctactggcggatgtatacccacgctatataGGAACCaatcgttctactcctcctacatagtgattaactcggGAACAACATTTAGACTAAAATGGTAATCTTTCATTCTTTCGGAAGATTCCATTCCATGTTATGGATAATTCCAGAcactttggttttattttggatattttttttggttatggttaAGGATATGTCCCAACTAAATTTCATTACTCTTTCGGTTAGAGGTTTTATGGTACTTTTATGGATTGGAATGGACGGGATCAGTATGGGTGTGGGCCTTGGCATAGGAATAacctgggaggctggcatcatcggacataatttctcactgttccatcatattttattttggaattaattatattatgttttggaatatccttggttatggcctggtttatggcccttgttttggtatggttttgtaaggttggattattggtatgagatgattggacttggttgggttgatcacggttgtgatcttatcccagagtctttatatGAGTTGTTACACGATCTTGCttcatgctcaaaattcagccaactcagaaAAAGCGGCTGGAgtttgggttgggtaacgaggcTGATCTCCAgtcctggtcggacttgggacgcccattatgACAGGGCCCTAGGGCGGGTTGTGTACGACTCAACCAACCAACTCATAATaagaccttacgactcatagggtccagtcatagtcaataCAGAACCTAAATTAAGACTTACACTAGACACCCTACGATTACACCTTATGACTTGTAACTTATCCACATAACTCTttgtgagccactcatactcagagcagaatcaagccacaaacttattgatttggttatgactcgtcgggacaccatacgactcatagggtccagtcgtaacTAGGGCAATAAGCCCAAAGTTCAAGGATTTTCCAAGGGCTAGAAATCTGAGGTGTTCCACATACGAACCGTGCGTCAGGGATTTGAGTCATACGCAACTCACGACTCCTGctataatttttcaacaacttcACTGGACATTTAATGAAggttatttttgatctttttcaagATTTTTAGCCCTATACTAAGTCGTTTAAAGGTACTTTTTTAGGGGTTAtatcatataattatttaattttctcgctcataacaataattaaagctctcaaactctatcaaaattctctcaagtcAAGAATATAGAATTTTCTCCTCatacttaagaaaaataaaaaattcatcaagatttTTATTTTCAGGTATGTGGAATTTCATCAATAGGTCCTTTTCACTATTGAGTTTCAAATTTAGCTCAATTTCTCAAGTTTAATTCATTCTCCAAGCTTAGGATTTTCATGAAAAGGGTAAATTTCATTATCTTTCAGTCCGTTGCTTTGACTAagccataaatatatattttttcataaatttgagcATCATTATATACTCATGATTATGAATTCtcattatattaatatatttctAATTTGGGGTTGAGTTATGAAATTCCTTCTTACATTTAGATTCTAGTATTGTCAtgattagttgcattcttcaaaGATGGGGAAATTATGAACACTCGATGATCTAGGATATCATGCATTGTTGGTTGAATACTCATTCTTtcagttttcatgatttagaatacTTTCAGATAAAtcatttatctttcaattttggaatattattattgttgagcATTTTAGTGTATCAGTTTACCTTTTTATTGGGAGTTAGCACGCAAGGACATGATTCAGATAATTCAAGTCTCAAACTATATGGCACTGTAGATTAAAGGGGTCTTTGTCAATTGAGAGTGTCTCCCTGGCCCTAAATGGACTCATGAGTGAATTCACATCAATCTTGGTTTGTACCCTTGGTAAGATATAGAATACCCTCCCAACTTAGGTTACAACTTGAACTTCATATTGCCCGCATGGTCTATGTCGGTTATGAAACCCTTCCATTGTTCAATCTTAGACCTcgcatgaccttgtattcaatTACTTCAGTATATTATATTTCTTCATGGTTATTACTTGGTCATTGcatcagtttacagattttagtCCACGTTCAGCTTATCATGTTATTTTCAACATAATCAGCTTAtatattatagtgaatatctcacatgctcagtacattcgaAGTACTAATTGTACAGTTTTCTTTGCGTTATggtatcttataatataggttcggatgTTCAACATCTCGACCGCGACTAGCATAACTCAGCATCATTTCAACACCAATATTTTGGTCAATCCTCATCATTCAAGGgctagttattagtatttcatttcatttttattctagtttcagACAATTGGAGTTAGCTGAAGGCTTGTCCTAGGAACTCATCTTATGTAGAGGCCTTCAGATAGATCGTTTGACTTTCAACTTATCAGTTGTGTCAGACAGTGTTAGATTTTGACCATATAATATTGATACTGAGATTTTGACCATATAATATTGATACTGAGTTTTATTGTTATTGTATCATTTCAAGTTTAATATCCGTTCAGTATATAtcagtttattttattattcctaGTGTCATGTCATACCATGAGACCCCGTAACTCCAAGTACCATGTTACGACTTAGAGATCACGACAtaaacatttttcttttaaaaatatcttctttACAAATTATATGCCACACAAGATTATTTTACTGCTTGTTTAATTCTTTAGTCTACACTCTCCCTCGGGCTTCGTCCCCCAACTTTTAAATTCCTCCGCCACCAAAAACCTCAAATTTCAAAACTTTAGTCTCCCCATTAactcttaattaaaaaaaagattttttctcttctcgtcctaatttttaaattcatttttttactttgctatcataattattaaatttttaagagATGCACGTGAAACTTTATCCTAATTAACGTTTTACGCGCAAGTCTTGGGTCCACTTTTGCTTGAAACAATGGTAAAGCACAATTTTATGAAATGGATTCGTCAAATTTGCTGTTGTTTTTGACTAATTGAAGATTGAAGCTATTTGTTATGATGTATATAACTTATGTTGTGAATttaatcttatttgaaaaataaatttgaggTAGAATTATGTATTGTGTTATTGAAATTCGAAACAccttttttgatttaaaaatttagATACATATAACTGAAATCTTAGCTAATTTTTAGATGCACTGCAAATCATcatacaataaaaaaatttaaaggatgctAAGTGGTTCTTTGTATTATAGGGAACTTTTGTTTCAAATTTTGAGCTTATTTGGATTAGATTTGGCCATTTGAGTATTGAATCATGCTTGATGTTTGGATAATATCAGAATCAAACacaaattttcaactttcaatcACATATTTCTGAAGTTATACCCAAAGCGAATAGATTTACcttaaaaaagtaaattatatttGAGTATAAATTAAATGACGACTCAAatgattatttgtgcaaataaGAGGTCCATCAAAAACATTGTTGCTAGTGGGCTTGGTCCAGCTCCGCGAGAAATAAAGGGGCGGCATAGAATGAATGGGCCTTAGCCCGCGAAACCTGAAAATGATGCGGGCGGTTAGAAGTTTAGAAACAGAACCCAGAAAGTTCCTCCTCCTATATAAGCAACCCACAATCTGTAACCCTAGTTCTCTCTTTCCCCTTTTATCATCTTAGGTTTTCCACCGGAAACCTAAAATCCTAGTCGCCGGATGGGAACGGAGAGGAAGAGGAAGGTCAGTTTGTTTGATGTGGTTGATGATACGGCCACAAAGAAAGCCAATCTAACCTTAAATGGTGGAAACAGTATGATGGCATCTTCGATTAACAAGTGGACTGGAAAGCCTTATTCACAGagattttatgatattttggagAAGAGGAAGACTCTTCCTGTTTGGCATCAAAAGGAGGAGTTTTTACAGGCTTTGAAATCTAATCAAACTCTTATACTCGTTGGTGAAACTGGTAGTGGTAAAACTACTCAGGTCAGAAATCCTTACTAGTATTACTTATTTGCAATTTGATTGATAGATAATTGGTATTGAGCTTACTGTTTTATTCGCTCTTTTGTGCAATATTGTTGTTTGCAATTTGATTTACAACTTACTAGAATTGAGCTTAGTCTTGGATTATTTGTGATTGTGGTTTAGTTGATTGATTGATTACTTGGCGATTCTAGTAATATGTTACAGGGAGTTTGAtaatattcttataatatattcCAGTGATATTGTTGGGTGTATTTTGTTTGCTGGCTCTTTATAATAAAGTTTCTTCCTATTGATGATGTGTGAAATGTAGGAACGAGATATAAGTACAACTAGTAATGTATATAGAACATATTTACATAGCCAACCCCAACTAGTTCGGGATTGTGTAGTTGATTGGGGTTGCTCGACTTTCATGATGCTACTATACTATAGGTTTGTGCAAAATGTGGTATTAGATCTAACTActgaattaaaatagaagaatgtGTGATTATAAGTCACTAAGAATTAAGATAGTTGGGTCTGCTAACTGATAAAAGAAATAGATTGTTGGTTCTGATGCAATCTATTTGTATAATAATTGAACCCTTATAGGATTTAGTTAAAACTGAGATCATGAAGGATCCGACCTCTAGATCCACACCCGTATCGGATACCCGCACCCGAGTCCGAGCAGCTTAGCTTAAGATAGTTAGGTCTGCTAACTGATTAAAACAAATAGAGTGTTGGTTCTGCTGTAATCTATTTGTATAATGAATTGAATCCTTATAGGATTTATACGTGTAGCTTCTTTTACGAAGGCATCAACCTTGCTATTATTTTCCATCCTCAGTTTCTCAAATAACAAGGTTCTCtttgacataaagaagaaaataagttgGATACtattttttgataaccgtggtgttaGAGCCAAtttgcgcgcacctcgactaattccattgGATATCTGCCACATCGCAGCAGCAACAGGTACCATGTGACTCTGTTCACCAAGGCTAGAAcatatgggaagaaatcacctagcgTTTTTTTCTGTTGGGAATTGAACTTGAgtggtgctcaacccaacttcattgaaccattaagccacacccttgggtgcaaaAAGAAGTTGGATACGATTTGGGGTTCTTTTATTAGAGTAGTGGAGTAATATTTTCTATAAGTATTATTAGGgttttcttctttaattcagAAATCCATATTTCCAACTTCAAAACTCCGTGGATTATTGGGAATTTAGTTGAATTGCTCTGtttaagttctttttttttccttgaaGAGAAATGCTTATTATACTGTGTATTTTTGCAGAATTGGCCCCTTATGGTCTGTGTGTGTTTCTTTAATTCTTTGCTTGCTTCCTCAATTGCTTGTTCATGTATATGTTCCCAGATTCTTCATCACTCTTGATAAGCTCTTTATTTGACTGGGGAGCAAGTTATTTATCTAGCTACTGCTCAAGGATTTGTTTATGTCATACAGATTCCACAGTTTGTTTTGGATGCTGTTGAAGTAGAGACAGCTGATAAGCGAAGGAAGTATATGATTGGTTGTACTCAACCTCGGAGGGTGGCTGCAATGTCTGTGTCTCGTCGAGTTGCTGAAGAGATGGATGTTGTAATTGGGGAAGAAGTTGGATATAGCATTCGTTTTGAAGACTGCACTAGTGCTAGAACTGTTTTGAAGTAAGTAAATTGTTATGTGATATAAAATATATTCAGGGCCCGTTCAGCCATGGATAATTTTTGCATTTTCCGGAATTGTATTCTGGAATCATTCTTGGATATAGAAATGTTTTCTGGAATTCGAAAAACTCCAATCACTTACAAAAATACAGTACTTCCCCAAGTTGTATTCATGTCCAGCCCTCCAACTCCAATTTTCAAAAACCATTTTCAACTTTTCCATATTACCTTTTTTCCAAATTCCACTTTTTGTCCCAATGCCTTCTTAAATTCTCTAGTAATGTAGCTTGGAAGTGTTCCTTTTGCGTAATTTGCTTGCCTTGTAAGAAAAATTCTTGACTTCTAGTTGCTGACGAATTAGTAATTGGCCTGTGTCTCTGTGCGTGGCAGATACTTGACAGATGGTATGCTTTTAAGAGAAGCAATGGCAGATCCTCTATTGGAACGCTACAAGGTAATTATTCTTGATGAAGCTCATGAAAGAACTTTGGCAACAGATGTCCTGTTTGGGCTTCTGAAGGAAGTTTTGAAAAACAGACCAGACCTGAAGCTAGTTGTTATGAGTGCCACACTTGAGGCAGAGAAGTTTCAGGGTTACTTCTATGGTGCACCTCTCATGAAAGTTCCTGGAAGGCTCCATCCGGTGGAAATTTTCTACACTCAGGATCCTGAAAGAGACTATCTTGAGGCTGCCATTCGGACTGTGGTGCAGATACACACATGTGAACCTCCTGGTGACATTCTTGTCTTCCTTACCGGAGAAGAGGAGATTGAAGATGCATGTCGCAAAATCACAAAAGAGATTGGTAATATGGGTGATCAAGTGGGCCCCATTAAAGCAGTGCCTCTTTATTCTACACTTCCCCCAGCTATGCAGCAAAAGATATTTGAACCAGCCCCACCACCGGTGGTGGAGGGTGGTCCTCCCGGCAGGAAGATTGTTGTATCAACCAACATTGCGGAGACATCTTTGACAATAGATGGCATTGTTTATGTCATAGACCCAGGATTTGCTAAGCAAAAGGTTTATAACCCAAGGGTGCGTGTTGAGTCTTTGTTGGTGTCTCCTATTTCAAAGGCCAGTGCGCACCAAAGATCAGGACGTGCTGGACGAACACAGCCAGGAAAATGCTTTAGACTTTACACGGAGAAAAGTTTCCATAATGATCTTCAACCACAAACCTATCCAGAAATACTTCGGTCAAATTTGGCTAATACAGTTCTAACTTTGAAGAAGTTAGGTATTGATGACCTGGTTCATTTTGATTTTATGGATCCTCCTGCCCCGGAGACGTTGATGAGAGCTCTAGAGGTTTTAAATTACTTAGGAGCACTGGATGATGATGGAAACATGACCAAGTTGGGTGAGATAATGAGTGAATTTCCTCTTGATCCTCAGATGGGGAAAATGCTTGTTGTCAGCCCAGAATTCAACTGCTCCAATGAAATCCTCTCAATATCTGCGATGCTATCAGGTACGGTTTCCCGCCATTTTTACTTCCTTTTTAGTTGGTCGTCGTGTCTTGTCTTTGTTCTATGTCAAGAGTTTGTCAGGCTTGGGAATACTAGTCCGCTTTACCATGCCTTTTGTTCATGTGCATAGACATTTGTCTGGGCATATGATATCATGTGCTAAACTGCACGACATGTGCATGCAAATGCATGTGTGGGGTTAGTTGCATGTGTCTTCTTAGGTTGTCATCAGCAACTGTCTTGTCTGGGTTCAATGCCCCCGGTTGGCAAGTGCCATAGATTTCTAAGTAAGTGCTGATAGAGATAGTTGCAGTTTCTCAGTATTCTCTCATGAAGCAAATGGTGTCGTCTCGCCTCTATGCATCTGCTGACCTACAGTGGGCCTCCGCTGTGATAACCAATTTTTTCTCTAGTACCCAATTGCTTTGTCCGGCCTAGGGAGGCTCAAAAAGCTGCTGATGAAGCAAAGAATCGGTTCGGTCACATAGATGGGGATCATTTGACGTTGCTGAATGTGTATCACGCCTATAAGCAAAACCGTGAGTAGATATGTTCAGTTcctatatagtatatatatagtatacagTATCTCCTTAATAAACAAGTTCAGATTTAGAAGTCCCTTTTAACCCTGATATTGTCTTTTGATGGTAATGGTATCTCAGAGGAGGATCCTCAATGGTGTTATGAGAATTTCATCAATCAGAGGGCTCTCAAATCAGCTGACAATGTGAGGCAACAGCTTGCTCGTATAATGGCCAGGTTCAACCTCAAGTTATGCAGCACAGACTTCAACAGTCGCGACTACTATGTGAACATAAGGAAGGCTATGTTAGCTGGTTATTTCATGCAGGTTGCACACCTAGAGCGTACTGGGCATTATCTAACTGTTAAAGACAATCAAGTAAGCATTTGTACTAGTTAGCGAATTAACTCAATACTAATAGCTTTAGTGGGCGCAACAATGCCGTTGATTTCTCACTATGTCCATCTCTGTTGTTTTAGGTGGTACACTTGCATCCTTCAAATTGCCTGGATCACAAGCCAGAATGGGTTATATATAACGAATATGTCTTAACAAGCAGGAATTTCATTCGCACTGTGACTGATATCCGGGGTGAATGGTAAGTCTCATTTGTTGTCTTTTGATAATCcttgctaaatattactcccttttctttaatattttatatagtaGAGGATCTCTCTTCTCGCCCTTGAGGGAAAAGGGCACTTCTTTCCTCCAAGTTGTGCTGCTATGCTCCCTAAATTCTTTTGAGTCCCAACTTTCAGGGCTCCAATATAGAACTTCATTAGTTGGAAGTTGATTTATGTCAGCAAAATAAGTATTGAATCTATATGAGGGTTACTGTTAATTGGCTGAAACTAGCTCTTTATCTTGAACTGCTTTCCAATGTACCACCTGTTCCTACGAATGTATTTTGTTCGGAATTAAATTTGAACATGGCCTACATATAAACTAAGTTTGCCTTCCTATTCTCTTCTTTCCcctttttgttatgtttttcagGTTGGTTGATATTGCACCACACTACTATGACCTTGCAAATTTTCCACAATGTGAGGCAAAACGTGTGCTTGAACGGTTATACAAGAAGCGGGAGCGAGAAAAAGATGAAAGCAAGAGCAAAAAATGAGTATGTTCTTCATGATTTCAGTCTCTCAGCATATATGTGCACTCCTCCGGAGCTCTGGGGTCAAAATTTGTCAGataggtcaaaaattgatgtACCATCTTTTATGTACTGTAATCATTTCAATGTATCCCGTCTGAACTATTTAGCACCCTGTTTCTTGTTGCTGgagtgatcttttttttttttcctcgtGTCCAGTGTTCTGGGATATTGGGCCGATTTTTTGATCTCTTTCCTCTGTTGAAGTAAACGTACGTAGCTTTTTTGCTGCAAAAACTTGATTACAATACGGGAATGGGATGAGGCTGCATAACATCTCGAAGGATTTCATGCCACCcttatctattttactttttacaCTTGTATGAGTACGGATAGGTGGGTGGGTTTAGCTTAACCTGCATAAATTTCTATACGCCCTGCATGATTGTTTTCTTTACATGGTAGTAGTTGGATTTGGAGTTATGTTTCACAATAAatataaattgttgaaattttgttaGAGAAGTagaagtgaaaacaagtttttcttcttttcacTTATTTGGGACACGAATGCCGTTATATCATGAATAAAGAATTAACCTAGATAACCATCCACTAAATTGATTAAACTAATATATTCAAAGATTGTTCATAGAGAggtctcttttatatatatatatccaaaattttatgttttgaatctttttttatCAATAGCATGttcaatttgaaaaaagaaataaatgctACTATATGATAACTACTAAGAAAATGGCTTAAGTACTTTTAATTTCAGTTTAAATAGTTCACAATGCTCATAATTAGGATTTCTCTTAATAATATCTAAATGTTATTACAAgttataaaatagaaaatatacatACCATCAATTACATCAATTATGTAATCAAGTAATATTTGTAATGAACTACAAGTCTAATTTCTTCAGTACAAAAAGTGTATATAGCCATGATCGTTACATCAATTATGTAATcgggaaaagacatcattttcaccCCAAAttatacccgaaaagtctaagtcacacctAAAATATACAAGTGATTCACTacacttaaactatataaaagtgatattatttcCTTCCTGCGACACCCATGCCTAAGTTTAATGAGTGGAGTGCACTCCACTCGCCCTCTTGTGGTGCCATGTGTctaatttaattttccttttttattaaaaCTTGACCCGATCCTATTACTCTTTTAACCCATCTATTTAACCCatccgacccgacccgacccgacctcatTTTATACCCTAACCCGATCAAACCTCTTCATCCAAATGAAAAGTCATCGGATGAGATCAAAAACGTGGTAGATGATTCACCTCTCTTcactctttcaatttttttatcaaatttaaaccCGATAGAAGAGATAAAC is a genomic window containing:
- the LOC107840343 gene encoding probable pre-mRNA-splicing factor ATP-dependent RNA helicase DEAH2 isoform X1, translating into MGTERKRKVSLFDVVDDTATKKANLTLNGGNSMMASSINKWTGKPYSQRFYDILEKRKTLPVWHQKEEFLQALKSNQTLILVGETGSGKTTQIPQFVLDAVEVETADKRRKYMIGCTQPRRVAAMSVSRRVAEEMDVVIGEEVGYSIRFEDCTSARTVLKYLTDGMLLREAMADPLLERYKVIILDEAHERTLATDVLFGLLKEVLKNRPDLKLVVMSATLEAEKFQGYFYGAPLMKVPGRLHPVEIFYTQDPERDYLEAAIRTVVQIHTCEPPGDILVFLTGEEEIEDACRKITKEIGNMGDQVGPIKAVPLYSTLPPAMQQKIFEPAPPPVVEGGPPGRKIVVSTNIAETSLTIDGIVYVIDPGFAKQKVYNPRVRVESLLVSPISKASAHQRSGRAGRTQPGKCFRLYTEKSFHNDLQPQTYPEILRSNLANTVLTLKKLGIDDLVHFDFMDPPAPETLMRALEVLNYLGALDDDGNMTKLGEIMSEFPLDPQMGKMLVVSPEFNCSNEILSISAMLSVPNCFVRPREAQKAADEAKNRFGHIDGDHLTLLNVYHAYKQNQEDPQWCYENFINQRALKSADNVRQQLARIMARFNLKLCSTDFNSRDYYVNIRKAMLAGYFMQVAHLERTGHYLTVKDNQVVHLHPSNCLDHKPEWVIYNEYVLTSRNFIRTVTDIRGEWLVDIAPHYYDLANFPQCEAKRVLERLYKKREREKDESKSKK
- the LOC107840343 gene encoding probable pre-mRNA-splicing factor ATP-dependent RNA helicase DEAH2 isoform X2, translating into MGTERKRKVSLFDVVDDTATKKANLTLNGGNSMMASSINKWTGKPYSQRFYDILEKRKTLPVWHQKEEFLQALKSNQTLILVGETGSGKTTQIPQFVLDAVEVETADKRRKYMIGCTQPRRVAAMSVSRRVAEEMDVVIGEEVGYSIRFEDCTSARTVLKYLTDGMLLREAMADPLLERYKVIILDEAHERTLATDVLFGLLKEVLKNRPDLKLVVMSATLEAEKFQGYFYGAPLMKVPGRLHPVEIFYTQDPERDYLEAAIRTVVQIHTCEPPGDILVFLTGEEEIEDACRKITKEIGNMGDQVGPIKAVPLYSTLPPAMQQKIFEPAPPPVVEGGPPGRKIVVSTNIAETSLTIDGIVYVIDPGFAKQKVYNPRVRVESLLVSPISKASAHQRSGRAGRTQPGKCFRLYTEKSFHNDLQPQTYPEILRSNLANTVLTLKKLGIDDLVHFDFMDPPAPETLMRALEVLNYLGALDDDGNMTKLGEIMSEFPLDPQMGKMLVVSPEFNCSNEILSISAMLSEEDPQWCYENFINQRALKSADNVRQQLARIMARFNLKLCSTDFNSRDYYVNIRKAMLAGYFMQVAHLERTGHYLTVKDNQVVHLHPSNCLDHKPEWVIYNEYVLTSRNFIRTVTDIRGEWLVDIAPHYYDLANFPQCEAKRVLERLYKKREREKDESKSKK
- the LOC107840343 gene encoding probable pre-mRNA-splicing factor ATP-dependent RNA helicase DEAH2 isoform X3 → MGTERKRKVSLFDVVDDTATKKANLTLNGGNSMMASSINKWTGKPYSQRFYDILEKRKTLPVWHQKEEFLQALKSNQTLILVGETGSGKTTQIPQFVLDAVEVETADKRRKYMIGCTQPRRVAAMSVSRRVAEEMDVVIGEEVGYSIRFEDCTSARTVLKYLTDGMLLREAMADPLLERYKVIILDEAHERTLATDVLFGLLKEVLKNRPDLKLVVMSATLEAEKFQGYFYGAPLMKVPGRLHPVEIFYTQDPERDYLEAAIRTVVQIHTCEPPGDILVFLTGEEEIEDACRKITKEIGNMGDQVGPIKAVPLYSTLPPAMQQKIFEPAPPPVVEGGPPGRKIVVSTNIAETSLTIDGIVYVIDPGFAKQKVYNPRVRVESLLVSPISKASAHQRSGRAGRTQPGKCFRLYTEKSFHNDLQPQTYPEILRSNLANTVLTLKKLGIDDLVHFDFMDPPAPETLMRALEVLNYLGALDDDGNMTKLGEIMSEFPLDPQMGKMLVVSPEFNCSNEILSISAMLSVSQYSLMKQMVSSRLYASADLQWASAVITNFFSSTQLLCPA